The Xiphias gladius isolate SHS-SW01 ecotype Sanya breed wild chromosome 4, ASM1685928v1, whole genome shotgun sequence genome includes a window with the following:
- the opn8b gene encoding opsin 8, group member b, giving the protein MDIYASTLSPALDIGTGCYLLGVAVLSIMGNLLVLIMAFKRSSRMKPPELLSVNLAVTDLGAAVTMYPLAVASAWSHHWLGGDVTCIYYALAGFFFGVASIMTLTILAIVRLIVSLNLQSTKEKVSWKKVKILCMLPWLYALIWALFPILGWGRYGPEPFGLSCSLAWGEMKHEGFSFVISMFSFNLIMPSVIITCCYFGIAIKLYFTYKKSMNSSNRVPNIVKLHRRLLVIAVLISVGFIGCWAPYGLVSLWSIFHDSSTIPPEISLLPCMFAKSSTVYNPMIYYIFSQSFKREVKQLGGMCLGYNSCHVSSSINHNMVSADNKPKIASRSSLQESKIVTLV; this is encoded by the exons CTGTGCTCTCCATCATGGGAAACCTCCTGGTCCTTATCATGGCATTTAAAAGGTCATCGAGGATGAAACCACCGGAGCTGCTGAGTGTGAATCTGGCAGTGACAGACCTGGGAGCAGCAGTCACCATGTACCCCCTGGCTGTGGCCTCTGCCTGGAGCCATCACTGGCTCGGGGGAGATGTTACCTGTATTTATTACGCCCTCGCAGGATTCTTCTTCGGCGTCGCCAGCATCATGACCCTGACTATCTTGGCAATAGTGCGCCTCATTGTTTCCCTGAATCTTCAGTCTACCA aggaGAAAGTCAGCTGGAAAAAGGTGAAGATTCTGTGCATGTTGCCCTGGCTGTATGCTCTAATTTGGGCTCTGTTCCCTATACTGGGCTGGGGCCGGTATGGCCCAGAGCCCTTTGGACTATCCTGCTCACTTGCCTGGGGAGAGATGAAACATGAGGGATTCTCCTTTGTCATCTCTATGTTCTCCTTCAACCTCATCATGCCTTCTGTCATCATCACCTGCTGCTACTTTGGCATTGCCATCAAGCTCTATTTCACCTACAAAAAGTCGATGAACAGCAGCAACCGAGTCCCCAATATTGTCAAGCTCCATCGGAGGCTGTTAGTA ATCGCTGTCCTTATCAGCGTAGGCTTCATAGGCTGCTGGGCACCCTATGGCCTGGTAAGCCTGTGGTCAATTTTCCACGACAGTAGCACCATCCCACCTGAAATAAGTCTCCTGCCGTGCATGTTTGCAAAGAGCTCCACTGTATACAATCCTATGATATACTACATCTTCAGCCAGAGCTTCAAAAGGGAGGTAAAGCAGCTGGGAGGGATGTGCCTAGGGTATAATTCATGTCATGTTTCCAGCAGCATCAATCACAACATGGTTAGTGCTGACAACAAGCCCAAAATAGCATCACGGTCTTCTTTACAGGAGTCCAAGATTGTGACTTTGGtttga